The DNA window GGTTCGTAGACGGCGCGGCGGCCGTTGCCGTTGCGCCGCAGCACCCGGTCCACCCACCCGATGCCGACGGGGCTATCCGCAAGCGTCACCCGGGGTAGAACCGGATATCCGACTCTGGCGAAGGCGCGAGCCAGCATGGTCGAACATACCAGCGTTTGGTCGGGTTTGAAGTTAAGCGCGGTACGTCGAAAGCGCCCCGGGATCAGGCTGACGGGGAAGAAATACAGTGCCAAAGCGACGACGTGACGAATGCTGTAAGGACGGCCGAGCTGAGCGACCAGCTCGCTCAGAATGCGATCCAGATCGTCTCGCCGCAGGTTTCGGGGGCGGCACACTCTGAGGTTGTGTTTCTCGTACTTGGACAGTGGGACGCAGATGACGCCCTTGCCGTCGAGCGCTTCGATAAGCAGGTGCCGGGCGTCATTGCCGAGGTCTGCGGCCAGCGCCGTTGCCAGATCCGGGCACAAGCGGCGCAGCTCGTCGCCGATGTACAGGGCGCAGTGCGACCAGGAGCTTTGGGTCAGGTAGCGAATGACCTGGCTGACGCGTTGATCGCCTTCGACGAGGAGCACGTCGCCGACGCGCAGGCTCGCCTTCATGCCTTTCATGTCGTTGGGTATGCGTTGCTCGTACGAGCGCAGCGGCTGGGTCAGCAGGCGCGTCATGGTTGCGACCGCTCGCCGCCTGATCCGACCATGGATCTTCTTCAGGCGCCGCATGCAACGACGCTACCTCAGGTCGCAACTTTCAAGCAATAAAAAAACGTTAGGGCGCTTAACGCAGGGCGCTGGCGGTGCCGACTATCGTCTTTACGCCGTCACCCTTCTCGCACCAGATGTCGACGTGGGCGCGCGACCGCGCCCCCTCGGCGACGGTGTCGCGTTCCTGGGCCCAGACATGGAGCCGGTCCTCGGGCCACACGACATTCACCAGGCTCACGGCGAGCTTGCCGCCGTGGAACCAGCCGTCACCGAACTCCCGGGTCATCAGCTCGGAAAGGAAGCAGACGGACATCATGCCCTGCACCACCACGTCGGGGAAACCCATCGCGCGGGCCATCTCGCGGTCGGTGTGATAGTTCCGGTGGGGACCCGAAAACGCCTGACACATCTCGAGCGTGATGGTCTTTTCCACGGGTCCCAGCCGGGCGCCATGGCCGGCGCCGATGTCGAAAGTGCGATCCGCCCGCTTCTCGCGCTCCTTGTCGACGATGACATCGCCGGCACCAGTTTCGCGCAGGAAGCTCTGGTGCGTGCGGCTGCGTTGCAGCCAGCGCCCGTCGGGCGCGGTTATGAGCACTTCGTTGACCAAGTAGTCGCGGTTGCGCCTTACGTAGCGTTCCACCACCGTCGAGTGCGTGCGGACGGTGTCGCCGATGCGGAAGGGATGGAAAATTTCCCACTCCTGTTTCGCGTGCAGGTTGCCGATGAGGTTCGGCAGGTACCAGCTCAAATCGCGGTACACTTCCGAGTGAAACAGCAGCGCCGGAGCCACGGGAGCGCCCGCTCCTCCGGCATCCGCGTAGACCGGGTTGCGGTCCTCGGTGCCGGCTTCGTACAAGCGCACCATGTCTGCCGTGATCGTGCATTCCCGGCCGCCGACATCGCGCCCGACGTAAACCCCATATGGATCGTGGAATGCGGTTGTCATTTGTCGTCCACCCGGGGCGCGGAGGATAGGTCGGCTTTCCCCTGCGGTCAATGAGTATGGCCTTGCCGGTGCCTGCGTGGGCGGGGGCGATGATCAAGGTTGTGGGGGCCGTGCTGCCGGTTGTCGCCGCGCCCGGCGTGCTGGGGCACGTGACCTCGTTGCTACTCAACGCGGCGGTACCGTCGCCGAGCGGCGTCTGGGAGCGCCAGCGCGTCGGCCGGCATGCGTTCGGCACTGCTCGCCCGTGGCGTTACATTTTACGCCTCTTCAGGAAGTCGTGTGGGTAGATCTGGGGGACTTGTGGTGAGTTTGCGCGTGGAAGACGGGGTGGGGGCGGCGCGGGCCGGTAACG is part of the Candidatus Binatia bacterium genome and encodes:
- a CDS encoding MaoC family dehydratase N-terminal domain-containing protein; this encodes MTTAFHDPYGVYVGRDVGGRECTITADMVRLYEAGTEDRNPVYADAGGAGAPVAPALLFHSEVYRDLSWYLPNLIGNLHAKQEWEIFHPFRIGDTVRTHSTVVERYVRRNRDYLVNEVLITAPDGRWLQRSRTHQSFLRETGAGDVIVDKEREKRADRTFDIGAGHGARLGPVEKTITLEMCQAFSGPHRNYHTDREMARAMGFPDVVVQGMMSVCFLSELMTREFGDGWFHGGKLAVSLVNVVWPEDRLHVWAQERDTVAEGARSRAHVDIWCEKGDGVKTIVGTASALR
- a CDS encoding lipo-like protein, producing MTRLLTQPLRSYEQRIPNDMKGMKASLRVGDVLLVEGDQRVSQVIRYLTQSSWSHCALYIGDELRRLCPDLATALAADLGNDARHLLIEALDGKGVICVPLSKYEKHNLRVCRPRNLRRDDLDRILSELVAQLGRPYSIRHVVALALYFFPVSLIPGRFRRTALNFKPDQTLVCSTMLARAFARVGYPVLPRVTLADSPVGIGWVDRVLRRNGNGRRAVYEPEDPALITPRDFDLSPYFDVLKLHLAATTGFDYRRIEWTNGNHPSAGTAEEPGREDLRHAS